The following are encoded in a window of Solidesulfovibrio magneticus RS-1 genomic DNA:
- a CDS encoding glycosyltransferase family 39 protein, with protein sequence MSTPEASPRPGALPPRGVWTWLVLLTLAGLALRLAALDVVGLWWDEFVTLGRAAWPVPDLLRSLAHEGPSDVSLDSSPPLLHLLVHASLALFGPGDVAVKLPSVAAGTLTIPVVWLVGRRLFSDRVALAAAAMDALALFPVHYSREARPYALYLLLALTALACLLQALKRGRWRDFAAFSAAGIGMLYTSYLASATLAALGLVAGWRIVETARAGERRLAGRLLGRLSAAVLIMLAAYAPWMEAHWFQMRTIAGVAPLARRLEGVSLESVLKSFAAWHYQGEIPWVAMLTALAALGFVRFLVVGRGRSLAILAIWSLTGLAMAVALPTNINVSIRYLVNNYYLFCFLAAGGIEALAAACGRWGRGASGAALCVLLGVAACGPTLMIFDLYAKRDSPSIKSVLADLVAQRVNIEAIRYYRPRHLKIVGDWYLRGALQTAGDAFDRRYRRAYFLSPADDPAAALLPGALPVRRTFWADIAKIGLPNRAPLPLAAPYRNSFDDLSVLADAYELENMTPDLGYGTLALYDCRLPGRAVFAFAAAPGSRAGTTRMALRFARRQGQAAPPEGRIVVRAGTTLENAPVLATVTSADFPAGDSEYDLVVELPEPDAASGRVYLILESQAGFTDGFLELAHLETRPAAQTLPAAASGTWEISAASLAANTTVAPALPQGRPFGGDVLYGFGDTPRPELGLGGPADQAAYLAAFPGDVPVLALSDANGRERARYYDPLLARPYASLGPGVHLAWNGRPAKGLWATGDIAGQTVTLGETAVALPLACPPGASLALADDGRGLARLSPDYAAPLPDILQAATLSHAVRKVDGQDALTCAGDAPCFLTYAFSAPGNQTPITGFRATWYPSVLTDGVGHNRVLAQWSVDGNVYHDLDSLRSRGDYFLYSGTMRQAARVRLPAPANRLYLRFVLSGGGARLFSSGDTRLVMECDLAQTGFSGLALPAAPALATAGGEGLGLAATAAPPVLDLDLRERH encoded by the coding sequence GTGAGCACCCCCGAAGCGTCGCCCCGTCCCGGAGCCCTGCCTCCTCGCGGCGTCTGGACCTGGCTGGTCCTGCTCACCCTGGCCGGTCTGGCCCTGCGCTTGGCTGCCCTCGACGTCGTCGGCCTGTGGTGGGACGAATTCGTGACCCTTGGCCGGGCGGCCTGGCCCGTGCCGGATCTGCTGCGTTCCCTGGCCCACGAGGGGCCAAGCGACGTCAGCCTCGATTCTTCGCCGCCGCTGCTGCATCTGCTGGTCCATGCCAGCCTGGCTTTGTTCGGGCCGGGGGACGTGGCCGTCAAGCTGCCAAGCGTGGCGGCCGGTACGTTGACCATTCCGGTGGTCTGGCTGGTCGGCCGGCGGCTTTTTTCCGACCGGGTGGCCCTGGCCGCCGCCGCCATGGACGCCCTGGCCCTGTTTCCCGTCCATTATTCCCGCGAAGCCCGGCCCTATGCCCTGTATCTGCTGCTGGCCCTGACGGCCCTGGCCTGTCTGCTGCAGGCGCTTAAACGGGGGCGCTGGCGGGATTTCGCGGCCTTTAGCGCCGCCGGCATCGGGATGCTCTATACCTCCTATCTGGCCTCGGCCACCTTGGCCGCTTTGGGGCTGGTGGCCGGCTGGCGCATCGTGGAGACCGCGCGGGCTGGGGAGCGCCGTTTGGCCGGTAGGCTTTTGGGGCGCTTGAGCGCAGCCGTCCTGATCATGCTCGCGGCCTACGCGCCGTGGATGGAAGCCCACTGGTTCCAGATGCGCACCATCGCCGGTGTTGCGCCGCTGGCCCGGCGTCTGGAGGGCGTGAGCCTGGAGTCGGTCCTCAAAAGCTTTGCCGCCTGGCACTACCAGGGCGAGATTCCTTGGGTCGCCATGTTGACGGCCCTGGCCGCCCTGGGGTTTGTCCGTTTTCTGGTCGTCGGCCGAGGCCGGTCCCTGGCAATTTTGGCCATTTGGTCCTTGACCGGCCTGGCCATGGCCGTGGCCCTGCCCACGAACATCAACGTTTCCATCCGTTATCTGGTCAATAATTATTATTTGTTCTGCTTTCTTGCGGCAGGCGGCATCGAGGCCCTGGCTGCCGCCTGCGGCCGGTGGGGGCGGGGGGCTTCTGGCGCGGCGCTGTGCGTCCTGTTGGGCGTGGCCGCCTGCGGGCCGACGTTGATGATCTTTGATCTCTACGCCAAGCGCGACAGCCCGAGCATTAAAAGCGTGTTGGCCGATCTCGTGGCGCAGCGCGTCAATATCGAGGCCATCCGCTACTACCGGCCCCGGCACCTCAAGATCGTGGGCGACTGGTATCTGCGCGGAGCATTGCAGACGGCCGGCGACGCCTTTGACCGGCGCTACAGGCGGGCCTATTTTCTTTCGCCGGCCGACGATCCCGCTGCCGCGTTGTTGCCCGGTGCCCTGCCCGTGCGACGGACCTTCTGGGCCGACATCGCCAAGATCGGCCTGCCTAACCGGGCACCGTTGCCCCTGGCCGCACCCTATCGCAACAGTTTCGACGACCTGTCGGTCTTGGCCGACGCCTACGAACTGGAAAACATGACGCCCGACCTGGGCTACGGAACCCTGGCCCTCTATGATTGTCGCCTGCCGGGCCGGGCTGTCTTCGCCTTCGCCGCCGCCCCTGGAAGCCGGGCCGGCACGACGCGGATGGCCCTGCGCTTTGCCCGTCGCCAGGGGCAGGCCGCCCCGCCCGAGGGGCGCATTGTCGTTCGGGCCGGGACAACCCTGGAAAACGCGCCTGTCCTGGCCACGGTGACAAGCGCGGATTTCCCGGCCGGGGACTCGGAATACGATCTTGTCGTGGAACTGCCCGAACCGGACGCCGCCTCGGGCCGGGTCTACCTCATCCTCGAAAGCCAGGCCGGCTTCACCGACGGCTTTTTGGAACTTGCCCACCTCGAAACCAGACCGGCCGCCCAGACGCTCCCGGCCGCCGCCTCGGGCACCTGGGAAATCTCGGCCGCTTCTCTGGCCGCCAACACGACCGTGGCGCCGGCCCTGCCCCAGGGCCGCCCCTTTGGCGGCGACGTCCTGTACGGCTTTGGCGACACACCCCGGCCGGAGCTGGGCCTTGGCGGACCAGCCGACCAGGCTGCCTATCTCGCGGCGTTTCCCGGCGACGTCCCGGTCCTGGCGTTGTCCGACGCCAACGGCCGGGAGCGCGCCCGCTATTACGATCCGCTGTTGGCCAGGCCCTACGCTTCCCTCGGTCCGGGTGTCCACCTGGCTTGGAACGGGCGGCCGGCCAAAGGCCTTTGGGCCACGGGCGACATCGCCGGGCAGACCGTGACCCTTGGCGAGACCGCCGTGGCCCTGCCCCTGGCCTGTCCGCCCGGGGCCAGCCTGGCCCTGGCCGACGACGGACGGGGGCTGGCCCGGTTGTCGCCGGACTATGCCGCGCCGTTGCCCGATATCCTGCAGGCGGCGACGCTCTCCCATGCCGTGCGCAAGGTTGACGGCCAGGACGCTTTGACCTGCGCCGGGGACGCCCCGTGTTTCCTGACCTACGCCTTCAGCGCGCCTGGAAACCAAACGCCCATCACCGGCTTTCGCGCCACCTGGTACCCGTCCGTCCTGACCGACGGCGTCGGACATAACCGCGTCCTCGCCCAGTGGTCCGTGGACGGCAACGTCTATCACGACCTGGACAGCCTGCGCAGCCGGGGCGACTACTTCCTGTATTCCGGCACGATGCGCCAGGCCGCCCGGGTGCGACTGCCCGCGCCGGCCAACCGCCTCTATCTGCGATTTGTCCTGTCCGGCGGCGGCGCAAGGCTTTTCAGCTCCGGAGACACTCGCCTAGTCATGGAGTGCGATCTGGCCCAAACCGGATTTTCCGGCCTGGCGCTTCCCGCCGCCCCGGCTTTGGCGACCGCCGGTGGGGAGGGCCTGGGGCTGGCCGCCACCGCCGCCCCGCCGGTCCTGGATCTTGACCTGCGGGAGCGGCACTGA
- the purT gene encoding formate-dependent phosphoribosylglycinamide formyltransferase, producing MTTIGTPLTASATKILLLGSGELGKEVAIEAQRLGVEVIAVDRYPNAPAMQVAHRRHVVSMLDAPALRSIIEAEKPDYIVPEIEAIATEELIKLEAEGYPVVPTARAARLTMDREGIRRLAAEELGLVTSPYRFADTREEFLAACDAVGFPCVVKPVMSSSGKGQSVARDAASAEASWDYAQTAGRAGAGRVIVEGFVDFDYEITLLTVRHAGGTSFCAPIGHRQEKGDYRESWQPHPMSQSALAKAQAMAGAVTEALGGRGIFGVELFIKGDAVIFSEVSPRPHDTGMVTLISQDLSEFALHVRAILGLPIPAIRLYGPAASRVILGEGDSTSPRFAIDPAALAQPDTAIKLFGKPELHGTRRLGVALALGRDVEEAKAKAIAAASHVKVEL from the coding sequence ATGACCACCATCGGCACGCCGCTCACCGCGTCCGCGACCAAAATATTGCTGCTCGGTTCCGGCGAACTCGGCAAGGAAGTGGCCATCGAAGCCCAGCGCCTGGGCGTCGAGGTCATCGCCGTGGACCGCTACCCCAACGCCCCAGCCATGCAGGTGGCCCATCGCCGCCACGTGGTCAGCATGCTCGACGCGCCGGCCCTTCGCTCCATCATCGAGGCCGAAAAGCCCGACTATATCGTGCCCGAGATCGAGGCCATCGCCACCGAGGAGCTCATCAAGCTCGAAGCCGAAGGCTATCCGGTGGTGCCCACGGCCCGGGCCGCCCGACTGACCATGGACCGCGAGGGCATCCGCCGCCTGGCCGCCGAGGAGTTGGGCCTTGTCACCTCGCCCTACCGTTTCGCCGACACCCGGGAAGAGTTCCTGGCCGCCTGCGACGCCGTGGGTTTTCCCTGCGTGGTCAAGCCCGTGATGTCGTCTTCGGGCAAGGGCCAAAGCGTGGCCCGGGACGCCGCCTCGGCCGAGGCCTCCTGGGACTACGCCCAGACGGCCGGCCGGGCCGGGGCCGGGCGGGTCATTGTCGAGGGTTTTGTCGATTTCGACTACGAAATCACGCTGCTCACCGTCCGCCACGCCGGCGGCACGAGCTTTTGCGCCCCCATCGGCCATCGCCAGGAAAAGGGCGACTACCGCGAGTCCTGGCAGCCCCATCCCATGAGCCAGTCCGCCCTGGCCAAGGCCCAGGCCATGGCCGGGGCCGTCACCGAGGCTCTGGGCGGGCGCGGCATCTTCGGCGTGGAGCTTTTCATCAAGGGCGACGCGGTCATCTTCTCGGAAGTCTCGCCCCGGCCCCACGACACCGGCATGGTGACGCTCATTTCCCAGGACCTTTCGGAATTCGCCCTGCACGTGCGGGCCATCCTGGGGCTGCCCATCCCGGCCATCCGCCTCTACGGCCCGGCCGCCTCCCGGGTTATCCTGGGCGAAGGCGATTCCACCTCGCCGCGTTTCGCCATTGATCCGGCCGCCCTGGCCCAGCCCGACACGGCCATCAAGCTTTTCGGCAAGCCCGAGCTCCACGGCACGCGCCGCCTGGGCGTGGCCCTGGCCCTGGGCCGGGACGTGGAGGAGGCCAAGGCCAAGGCCATCGCCGCCGCCTCCCATGTGAAGGTGGAATTGTAG
- a CDS encoding GNAT family N-acetyltransferase, with translation MGIRTERPGDETPIARLLYAAFHNHPQHPPGAEPVEHEIVARLRADAALALSLVAEADGDIVGHLALSPARVGASGPGWLLLGPLGVLPARQGQGIGSALVRQALGRLAGTGPTGVVLVGDPGFYGRFGFAAVPGLGWPGVPQRYVLAVSFGQIRPVGDIVAHAAFGGAAS, from the coding sequence ATGGGTATCCGCACCGAACGCCCGGGCGATGAAACGCCCATCGCGCGTCTTTTGTACGCCGCTTTCCACAACCATCCCCAGCATCCGCCCGGGGCCGAACCCGTCGAACACGAGATCGTCGCCCGGCTGCGGGCCGATGCCGCTTTGGCCCTGTCGCTTGTGGCCGAGGCGGACGGCGACATCGTCGGCCATCTGGCCCTGAGCCCGGCCCGCGTCGGCGCATCCGGCCCGGGTTGGCTGCTGCTTGGCCCCCTGGGCGTGCTGCCGGCCCGGCAAGGACAGGGCATCGGCTCGGCCCTGGTCCGGCAGGCCCTTGGCCGTCTGGCCGGCACTGGCCCGACCGGGGTCGTGCTTGTCGGCGATCCCGGCTTCTACGGCCGTTTCGGCTTTGCCGCCGTGCCCGGCCTGGGCTGGCCGGGCGTGCCGCAGCGCTACGTCCTGGCCGTCAGCTTCGGCCAGATCAGGCCCGTGGGCGACATCGTGGCCCACGCGGCCTTTGGCGGGGCAGCGTCGTGA
- a CDS encoding TIM barrel protein — MLFGISGLPHGDGKTKFAYATAIPHLRGLGLDAMELPFVRSVNVTAKNQAAILRAKAENDFHLTAHASYFINLNAAEPDKLEASLARIRQGAEALALVGGRDLVFHPGYYLGQPPQAVLQTIGENLRRLPDTGVRYRLETTGKATQFGTVAELAGLCREVPTCKPCLDFSHIHARDNGALKTRADFSRVLRQLADILGEAALGELHIHISGIEYGPKGEKRHLPLAQSDFDYTACLAALRDHGAAGCVICESPVLEHDAMLLKKTWLAL; from the coding sequence ATGCTTTTCGGCATCTCCGGCCTGCCTCACGGCGACGGCAAAACCAAATTCGCCTACGCCACGGCCATCCCCCATTTGCGGGGCCTAGGCCTGGACGCCATGGAACTGCCCTTTGTGCGCTCGGTCAACGTCACGGCCAAAAATCAAGCGGCCATCTTGCGGGCCAAGGCGGAAAACGATTTCCACCTCACGGCCCACGCCTCGTATTTCATTAACCTCAACGCCGCCGAACCGGACAAGCTGGAAGCCTCCCTGGCCCGCATCCGCCAGGGAGCCGAAGCGCTTGCCCTGGTCGGCGGACGCGATCTGGTCTTCCACCCCGGCTACTACCTCGGCCAGCCGCCGCAGGCCGTGCTCCAGACCATCGGCGAAAATCTGCGCCGCCTGCCGGACACGGGCGTGCGCTACCGCCTGGAGACCACGGGCAAGGCCACCCAGTTCGGGACCGTGGCCGAACTGGCCGGCCTGTGCCGGGAGGTTCCGACCTGCAAGCCGTGCCTGGATTTTTCCCACATCCACGCCCGGGACAACGGCGCACTCAAGACCCGGGCCGATTTCAGCCGGGTGCTGCGCCAACTGGCCGACATCCTGGGCGAGGCGGCCCTTGGCGAACTGCATATCCATATCAGCGGCATCGAATACGGCCCCAAGGGCGAAAAGCGCCACCTGCCGCTGGCCCAAAGCGACTTCGATTATACGGCCTGCCTGGCGGCGCTGCGGGACCACGGCGCGGCCGGCTGCGTCATCTGCGAGTCGCCGGTGCTGGAGCACGACGCCATGCTGCTCAAAAAGACCTGGCTCGCCCTGTAG
- the rsgA gene encoding ribosome small subunit-dependent GTPase A — protein sequence MEMQQLGLTTWHEEKARSMGLETNGIARVSAVDRGLYRVWDRAGETAAVLAGRLAHEAGCGEDLPCVGDFVAVRGQDGLRVIETVLPRRTVLRRKAAGPGTDSQLIAAGVDLAFVVQASRYDYNPRRLERYLAMAAAGGVVVTVLLAKADLASPGELAVQMSRLEETARAPVLAVSAATGEGLDALAGLLVPGLTCCLLGSSGVGKTTLVNRLLGREAFAVRETSGTGEGVHTTTRRQMVRLEGGALLIDTPGMRELGLLGDDEGRLGGYGDIEALARDCRFADCRHEGEPGCAVRAAVKAGGLEASRLESWNRLGREAAFNAMTLGQRRQKDKAFGRMVKSIKKDLRG from the coding sequence ATGGAAATGCAACAGCTTGGATTGACGACCTGGCATGAGGAAAAAGCCCGGTCCATGGGCCTGGAAACAAACGGCATCGCCCGGGTGTCGGCCGTGGATCGTGGCCTGTACCGGGTCTGGGACCGGGCCGGCGAGACGGCGGCGGTCCTGGCCGGCCGGCTGGCCCATGAGGCCGGCTGCGGCGAGGATCTGCCCTGCGTCGGCGATTTCGTGGCCGTGCGCGGCCAGGATGGCCTGCGGGTCATCGAGACCGTGCTGCCGCGCCGCACGGTGCTGCGGCGCAAGGCCGCCGGCCCGGGCACGGACAGCCAGCTCATCGCGGCCGGCGTGGATCTGGCGTTTGTCGTTCAGGCCAGCCGCTACGACTACAACCCCCGGCGGCTGGAACGCTACCTGGCCATGGCTGCGGCCGGCGGCGTCGTGGTCACGGTGCTGCTCGCCAAGGCCGATCTGGCCTCGCCCGGGGAATTGGCCGTGCAGATGTCCAGGCTTGAGGAAACGGCCCGGGCGCCGGTCCTGGCCGTCAGCGCGGCCACCGGCGAAGGCCTCGATGCCCTGGCCGGGCTGCTCGTTCCGGGCCTGACCTGCTGCCTGCTCGGTTCGTCCGGGGTGGGCAAGACCACCCTGGTCAACCGGCTGCTTGGCCGGGAGGCCTTTGCCGTGCGGGAGACCAGCGGCACGGGGGAGGGCGTGCATACGACCACCCGCCGTCAGATGGTCCGGCTGGAAGGCGGGGCGCTGCTCATCGACACGCCGGGGATGCGCGAACTGGGCCTTCTTGGCGACGACGAGGGCCGCCTTGGCGGCTACGGCGACATCGAGGCTCTGGCCCGGGACTGCCGGTTCGCCGATTGTCGCCACGAGGGCGAACCGGGCTGCGCCGTGCGGGCGGCCGTGAAAGCGGGTGGGCTTGAGGCTTCGCGGCTGGAGTCCTGGAACCGTCTTGGCCGGGAGGCGGCGTTTAACGCCATGACCCTGGGGCAGCGGCGGCAAAAGGACAAGGCCTTTGGCCGGATGGTCAAATCGATCAAGAAGGATCTGCGGGGCTGA